The sequence below is a genomic window from Methylotuvimicrobium alcaliphilum 20Z.
ACTACCGAATCGGCAGTGGACATAGTAGCCGCGAATAAACCCGCTAAAATCAAACCGACCATGGCTGGAGACAACAACTCCATAGCCATCGTCGGCAACGCCAACTCGGCATCGAAAGCCTCCGTATCGACCAAATAAATGCGCGAAAGTAACCCTACGCCGGTGGCCGCCAAGTAAAATGCAATATACCAAAGGTAATACCATAAACGTGCTTTGTTCATACTGGTAGTATCGTCAAGCGTCATGAAACGCACCATGATATGGGGCTGACCGATAACCGACAATCCGGCAAAAAGCCAACTGATTGCGAATAATAAACCGCCGGCAATACCCGGCAAGGCCAAAGACTTGGGGAACCAGTCTAGAAAACCGTCAATTGCTTGCATTTGCATCAGGGTCGATTCGACTCCACCCAGCGACTGAGTGGCTGTAAACAATAACACACTCATTGCAACGATCATCACTATCGATTGCGCAGCATCCGTCCAGATAGAAGCTCGGATACCGCCCGCGAAACAATACAAGGTAACTAATATGCTACCCATAACCGCCCCAGCCCATGACGGCCATCCGAAGAGCACATGTAATGCCTTACTACCGGCGACCAGTTGGGCGCTGGCGTAAGCCAATAGAAAAACCAACGAAATCACGCCGATAACACGTTGCAGCGCCGGCTGATTCCCCCCTGCGCTCCAGACGCTAAGCACGCCGGCGTAACTGACTTCACCGGTGGCTGTGGCCGCTGCCTTGAGTCGCTTATGCACCAATAGCGATGCTAAAAAATCTCCGGTAATCCATCCTATCATCAACCAAATGGCGGCAAGCCCGGTGACATAGGTATAACCGATAACGCCAATGAACATATAGCCACTGTTATTCGTGGCCACCGCCGATAAACCAACCAGCCAAGGTTTAACATTGCCGCTGGCCAAGTAATAATCCTGCTTGGTACCACGGCTTTGCCAATAGGACGCCAAGCCAATCAGCGTAAACAGCAGTAAAAAAAAACTAAACGAGAGAACCATTAATACTCCTATCTGATCGAAAAAACTCTAATTTTCAGGAGGTGAAGGGGACTCGGCAAAGGTTCAGGAGAGTTCTGTTGAACAGACACACCTCGCATCGTCACCAAATTTGAACGCCTTTTCAGCATGAACCTAAAAGAGCTGCCGGTATGTAGATCGTTCTTGCTGAGCTAAATCGAATAATGAAGGACTCAGGAAAAACAGCAGCTTAAGACACTCAACTGCTCTTATTAGAATGAAGGAATTAGTCCTGTGGAGTAATTTAACTATGGCCTGTTACGAACACCATCAGACTTGTGTTCAGCAACAAAAGACAGAAGTTAATGAGTATTATCTTCGCTGGGCAACAGCGCGATAAACGGCTCAAAACCTTTTAACGCTTGCAGCGCGGGGTCATCGGCAAACTTATCGCGATAATCCTCGGTACGCGCCAAGGCTTCGGATAAACAGTTAACGGCCTCTTCATATTGATCCAATGCGGTATACGCACAAGCCAATTGGTAAAAAGCATGGCCGTTTTCAGGGTCGATTTTCAACGCTTGCTGACATAAATTGACGGCCCACTGCGGCTCGCCCATATCGAGTACCGCATCGGCCTTATAAGTCAATGCTTCGCAATCCTCGGGACGCAATTTTAAAATTTGATCGTAGATGGCGATTTTATTGGCCAAGCTGCCTGCTTGACCTGCTCTAAGCCAGAGAGATTGCACATCTTGCGTCCGCCCGATATCCTCGCCGATTTTCTCAATCAATTGTGCTTCCTTGTTGAGTTGTTGTTCGACAATTGCCAAGCGCTCTTCGTATTCATGGACCAGTTTCGATACTTTCTTATCCGCCATGGACTGCACACGCTCTTTGATATCTCTGAGCGAGGTCCAACCCAGCAACACCAAAATGGTACTGGCACCGGCAATCAAGTAGAAAAAATATGTGACAGTATTAGTGGCGTAAGTAACGCCTCTATCGACCGAGCTAAGCTCTCTATCCACAATTTGCTGAATCAGCTCATTCCTCTGCGCTGCCATGTCCATACGCAATTGTTTGAGTTCATCCAGCATATAGCGCTCGATGAACGGACTATATAAAGGCTTATCCAAAGATTCAACCGCATCTAAGCGCTCTTGAACCTCTGCTTCATCGTTGACGCTCTCGCCCAACACGGAACAGGGCGCCAGCACGATCAACATTATTAACATTCTAAGCATATATCAATTGATCGGCGGCCGCGATAAAAGGCCGCGGTTCGATAACTCGTATATTCTTGCGACTGCAAAGATATTCAGGACGCGGCAATAAACCGCAAAACGGCCATGTTACTCGATTATTGATCGCGTTATAGACGAAAAAGAGATTCGAGCGAGGCCATGGAGTGATATTACTATTCGAACCGTGCATGACATTACTGTCGAAAATCAAGACACTGCCGGGTTTTCCATTGGCCGATACGATGCCGCCATCGGCAACCAAGCTAGCCAAGCATTCATCGCTGGGTATGCCGTACTCCTGCTTTTTCAACGAGACCGAATAATGATTTTCCGGCGTTTCCTCTTCGCAAACGACAAATTTTTTATGCGATCCGGGAACCAACATCAAAGGCCCGTTATGCTGATCGTTTTCGGTAAGAATAATGGACATGCTGAGCGCACGCATTCTAGGCATACCGTCTTCTACATGCCAAGTTTCAAAGTCCGAATGCCAGTAAAATTCCTTGCCGCGAAAACCCGGCTTATAGTTTAAGCGCGACTGATGAATATAAACCCGGTCGTTCAAAAGATGTTGAGCCAGTCCCGCTAATCGATTATCGGCAGCTAACCTTTTAAAAACCGGACTGACTTCATGAATTTTAAATAGTGAACGGAGTTCGTCGCTGGATAATTCAGTTATCGCTTCCGCCGAGGCTTTTATCTTTTCATCGTCGTTCAAGCGTTTGAGCTCTTGCTTGAAACAGTCGACCTCCCTCTCATTAAAAACATTATCAATAACAAGAAAACCTTGTTGCTCATAACGTGCTTGCAAGTCCTCTGCAATGAGACCTGGATTAGCTGTTTGCGCATAAACTACCGGGTCTACGCGCGGAATTATTTTCGGCTTACTACCGTTACGTGATTGATAAAAATCTTCACTTTGTTCGGACTGTGCGGCATTCTCGGTAATCATTGAATATTAAACCCATTTTTTTGATTAAAGACTTCGCGACAACAGATAGCCCTCGATCATCGGCCATTCCCAACTTACGCAGGGCTTACCCGTACATCTTCAGTTTATTGAAAAATAGACGGTTAAGTCATTCATTGCTCGACTGACTTGCCATGAACAACCTAACCTTGGACGAAAATTGACTTGCGACTCGCCTTAATCCGCTACCGCTTCAGCGGTCGAGTGGTAAACGCTTTAAGCCTTATGCGCTTCCTTGTCGTTCAGCGCAAGACTGAAGACGCAAGGCATTTTCATTTCTTTGGCAGCAATTCCCAGTTTGAGAAATTTCCCCGTATTTAGGGGTAAGAAACATCAGTACAATCAGGACGCGAGGCATATTGCAATGCCGTGATCATGGACCTCCACCAGATGACAATGCAAACTTTTCATCGCATCAGTGTAGGCATCTTCATCAATCACAAACTGCATATCGACTTGACGCATTGACTGGTGCATTGCAAGCACGCTGATCTGCTTCTCTGCCAGCGCCGAGACAGTTTTGGCCAGAATACCGGGAATTTTCATGTCACTGCCGATGGCGGAAACAATCGAAACTTTTTGCTGATTGATTTCGGCATCCGGATAGATTTCTTGCAAGGCATCGCGGATGCGGCGAATTGTTTTCAGACTGGCAGACAAATAATGAGTAATGGTATTGGCATTAATATCTTTGGAAACAATATGCGCTCTGAAGCGGCGAATTTGCCCCAGGATTTCCCGATCGTAATTGTGAATCTCGCCGGCCATGTTTTGATCGAACACCTCGAAAGCATAGACGCCTTTACACCCGGCAATAATCTCTACGCAAGGCTTGCTACTGACATAATCGCCGGTAATCAGCGTCCCGGCATGATCCGGCTCAAAGGTGTTTCTGACGCGTAGCGCTATATCGTTCTGACGCAAGCCTTTTGCCGCCTTGGGATGAATCGCTTCCATGCCCAGGTTCGCAAGCTGGTCGGCCACATCGTAATTGGTACGGCCAATCGGCACGGCCTTGTCTTCACCTACCAGACGCGGATCAGCGCTGCTGAGATGAAACTCCTTATGAATAATGGCCTCATCCGCCTTGGTCAGTACCGCAATCCGGCTGAAGGTCATTTCACTGTAGCCCCGGTCAAACGTTGACATCAACCCGTCGATACTGTGCGCATAGCCTGTGGCAATTGGTAACTGTTGCCTCAGATCGATCTCAGCAAAGGCATTTTTAATGCGTTCGTCGAGCGTCATGTGTTTATCGGTCTGCCAACCGGTCAGATCGACAAAGACTGCGTTAATACCGTCTTGTTGCAACAACTGGACAGTGTTCCACGCGCTGTGCGCCTCACCGAGACTGGCCAGCATCTCCCGAACGGTAGAAAGATGCGCATCCAGCGAAAAATGACCGTGCCGACAAAGATGCTGCAAATCGGCCAGACAGCGCTCTGCATCATCAAGCCGTTCGCCAATGAACGTATCTGCTTTTTTTATGGCGTCAGCAGTATCAAAAATGTTGGCATTAATCGCAAACATTGCCTGCTTGAGAGCTACCAGCGAAGCCTGCCAGCCGTCATCGTTTACACTGTTGGCAAATTGACCATAAATGCCGGCCTGACCGTTTTTTTTGTGTTCTAGCAACATATCGGTGATACCACCATAGGCGGAGACCACAAAAATACGCTGATAAAGGTCCTCGCGATGAACCGGCTTGAGAATGATATTGTCGCGCACCGCAACATAATCGCTCATGGATGTGCCGCCGATTTTTTCAACGGTGTGAAAAGTCATAACGTCCTCTCTTACTTCGTGGATGCCGAGGGCTTCAACCGCCCTGCCATGAGTGAAAATCAGTCACTGACTGTTTCGGCTTCCAGTTCATAGGCCCCTTCAGCGTTGTGTACTTCCTTACCGTTCAGAGGCGGGTTAAAGACACAAGCGAGTTGCAGCTCCTTGAAAGCACGCAGAATATGCCGATCATGCTGATCCAGGTTATAGAGTGTGCCTGGCGTAATAGGGTACTTTTTACCATCGTCCAGCGTTTCCACTTCGCCTTCACCACTGATGCAATACACCGACTCAAGGTGATTCTGGTAATGCATGCGAAAATCGGCACCGGCGAAAATGGTGGTGATATGAAAGGAATAGCCCATACCGTCATCCTTCAGCAGCAAGCGGGTACTTTCCCAGTTGCCGTCAGGTGAAACGATGCGTCTGTTAGTCTGCTGTGCGTCTTGTAACTGTCTTACGATCATTTTAGTTCTCTTCAGTAGATTCTCGAATAGGCTGGTTGGCTCAGCGGGCTTTAGTGCCCCGCTTTGCTGACCTCTTTACTGACCGAGTAGTCGCCTTCAAAAAAGTCTTTTCCCTCAGGGATTGTGTCTGCTTTATCACAGACCTCTTTAATGGCTTGCTCCAGAATATCGATGCCTTTTTCCAGCTCCTCATCTGTAATGATCAGAGGGCACAAGAACTTCACGACATGATCGTCCGCACCACTGGTTTCAATAATCAGACCTTTCTGAAAACATCTGCGGGTAATCTGACCGGCCAAATCACCGCTGACACAGTTAATGCCCCGGAACATGCCTCGCCCATGCGAGTTGAAATTACCCTCGCCATACTTGGCGACAATAACATCTACACGATCGGCAATGTACCGACCTTTGCGCTGGACATCCTTGGCAAAGCTGTCGTCTTTCCAGAAGTGATCAATAGCCGCCTTGGCAGTGACAAAGGCATGATTGTTACCTCGGAAGGTGCCATTATGCTCGCCTGGTGACCATTGATCGATTTCCGGTTTCATCAGAACAATGGCTAACGGCAAACCATAACCGCTCAACGATTTCGACAAGGTTACAATATCAGGATAAATTCCGGCTTCTTCAAAACTGAAGAAGGTACCGGTGCGGCCGCAACCGGCCTGGATATCATCAATGATCAGCAACACATCATGCCGTTTGCAGATTTCCGACAGGCTTCTTAACCAAGTCATCGACGCGGCATTGATACCGCCTTCGCCCTGAACCGTTTCAACGATGACGGCAGCCGGCTTATCGACACCACTGCTGGAATCCGACAGCATTTTATCGAGCAAATTTGTGGTATCAAAATCATCACCTAAATAGCCGTCATAAGGAATACGGGTTGAACCATGCAAAGCAATGCCGGCGCCGCCACGGTGAGTGGAATTACCGGTAACCGACAGCGATCCCAGCGTCTGACCATGCCAGCCATTGGTAAACGAGATAATGTTTTCACGACCGGTTTTTTTGCGGGCGATCTTCAGTGCCGCTTCAACCGCGTTGGTGCCGGTGGGACCG
It includes:
- a CDS encoding sodium/proline symporter, translating into MVLSFSFFLLLFTLIGLASYWQSRGTKQDYYLASGNVKPWLVGLSAVATNNSGYMFIGVIGYTYVTGLAAIWLMIGWITGDFLASLLVHKRLKAAATATGEVSYAGVLSVWSAGGNQPALQRVIGVISLVFLLAYASAQLVAGSKALHVLFGWPSWAGAVMGSILVTLYCFAGGIRASIWTDAAQSIVMIVAMSVLLFTATQSLGGVESTLMQMQAIDGFLDWFPKSLALPGIAGGLLFAISWLFAGLSVIGQPHIMVRFMTLDDTTSMNKARLWYYLWYIAFYLAATGVGLLSRIYLVDTEAFDAELALPTMAMELLSPAMVGLILAGLFAATMSTADSVVLSCSAALTHDILPHQIENQYLIKGVTVVVTFLALLGALANNHSVFSLVIMAWSGMASAFAPLLLALCVGMRPSQFASLAAVASGLAAAILWRYLDLHEKAYEGLIGIVTGLIILCLAELFRHVWNKDKVNVS
- the thpD gene encoding ectoine hydroxylase; the encoded protein is MITENAAQSEQSEDFYQSRNGSKPKIIPRVDPVVYAQTANPGLIAEDLQARYEQQGFLVIDNVFNEREVDCFKQELKRLNDDEKIKASAEAITELSSDELRSLFKIHEVSPVFKRLAADNRLAGLAQHLLNDRVYIHQSRLNYKPGFRGKEFYWHSDFETWHVEDGMPRMRALSMSIILTENDQHNGPLMLVPGSHKKFVVCEEETPENHYSVSLKKQEYGIPSDECLASLVADGGIVSANGKPGSVLIFDSNVMHGSNSNITPWPRSNLFFVYNAINNRVTWPFCGLLPRPEYLCSRKNIRVIEPRPFIAAADQLIYA
- the ectB gene encoding diaminobutyrate--2-oxoglutarate transaminase, with product MKIFEEIESEVRSYARAFPRVFDRAQGAKIYDHEGNEYLDFLAGAGSLNYGHNHPVFKEKLLEYIQNDGITQGLDLHTRAKGEFLESFNEHILKPRNLDYIVMFTGPTGTNAVEAALKIARKKTGRENIISFTNGWHGQTLGSLSVTGNSTHRGGAGIALHGSTRIPYDGYLGDDFDTTNLLDKMLSDSSSGVDKPAAVIVETVQGEGGINAASMTWLRSLSEICKRHDVLLIIDDIQAGCGRTGTFFSFEEAGIYPDIVTLSKSLSGYGLPLAIVLMKPEIDQWSPGEHNGTFRGNNHAFVTAKAAIDHFWKDDSFAKDVQRKGRYIADRVDVIVAKYGEGNFNSHGRGMFRGINCVSGDLAGQITRRCFQKGLIIETSGADDHVVKFLCPLIITDEELEKGIDILEQAIKEVCDKADTIPEGKDFFEGDYSVSKEVSKAGH
- a CDS encoding TPR end-of-group domain-containing protein codes for the protein MLRMLIMLIVLAPCSVLGESVNDEAEVQERLDAVESLDKPLYSPFIERYMLDELKQLRMDMAAQRNELIQQIVDRELSSVDRGVTYATNTVTYFFYLIAGASTILVLLGWTSLRDIKERVQSMADKKVSKLVHEYEERLAIVEQQLNKEAQLIEKIGEDIGRTQDVQSLWLRAGQAGSLANKIAIYDQILKLRPEDCEALTYKADAVLDMGEPQWAVNLCQQALKIDPENGHAFYQLACAYTALDQYEEAVNCLSEALARTEDYRDKFADDPALQALKGFEPFIALLPSEDNTH
- a CDS encoding ectoine synthase, which codes for MIVRQLQDAQQTNRRIVSPDGNWESTRLLLKDDGMGYSFHITTIFAGADFRMHYQNHLESVYCISGEGEVETLDDGKKYPITPGTLYNLDQHDRHILRAFKELQLACVFNPPLNGKEVHNAEGAYELEAETVSD
- a CDS encoding aspartate kinase, encoding MTFHTVEKIGGTSMSDYVAVRDNIILKPVHREDLYQRIFVVSAYGGITDMLLEHKKNGQAGIYGQFANSVNDDGWQASLVALKQAMFAINANIFDTADAIKKADTFIGERLDDAERCLADLQHLCRHGHFSLDAHLSTVREMLASLGEAHSAWNTVQLLQQDGINAVFVDLTGWQTDKHMTLDERIKNAFAEIDLRQQLPIATGYAHSIDGLMSTFDRGYSEMTFSRIAVLTKADEAIIHKEFHLSSADPRLVGEDKAVPIGRTNYDVADQLANLGMEAIHPKAAKGLRQNDIALRVRNTFEPDHAGTLITGDYVSSKPCVEIIAGCKGVYAFEVFDQNMAGEIHNYDREILGQIRRFRAHIVSKDINANTITHYLSASLKTIRRIRDALQEIYPDAEINQQKVSIVSAIGSDMKIPGILAKTVSALAEKQISVLAMHQSMRQVDMQFVIDEDAYTDAMKSLHCHLVEVHDHGIAICLAS